A single Astyanax mexicanus isolate ESR-SI-001 unplaced genomic scaffold, AstMex3_surface scaffold_33, whole genome shotgun sequence DNA region contains:
- the LOC125789942 gene encoding uncharacterized protein LOC125789942 produces the protein MVGGPSRQVAGQGDSLTIPIRGGNLQPPVCVALLGHPGRQEGSLGPPPLSAAMVDHLLVKFPHFLLIFTAVCGVSSYVPHRYHFVNENKTWTEAQSYCRKTYTDLATINNMDEMKKLNETLKDKTVGDVWIGLNRGNTGKWRWSPDELILIQQNLSWKGALRYCRENHVDLVSVHSEEIQLWVKDVAQKASTDHVWLGLRHTCTQGFWFWTSGFTICYENWAPGNGAEGEHCEPIERTGAVQARGDQKWVSLPENQNLNFICIRYEG, from the exons ATGGTTGGTGGACCTTCAAGGCAGGTGGCAGGGCAAGGAG ACTCGTTGACCATCCCGATAAGAGGGGGCAACCTGCAGCCTCCTGTCTGTGTGGCGCTTCTGGGTCACCCTGGCAGACAAGAGGGCAGCCTGGGCCCTCCTCCACTCTCTGCGGCAATGGTGGACCATCTG TTAGTCAAGTTTCCACACTTTCTCCTGATCTTCACAGCTGTGTGTGGTGTATCTTCATACGTTCCTCATCGGTATCACTTTGTGAATGAGAATAAAACCTGGACTgaagctcagagctactgcagaAAGACCTACACTGATCTGGCCACCATCAACAACATGGACGAGATGAAGAAGCTGAATGAGACTCTGAAGGATAAAACTGTCGGTGATGTTTGGATTGGTCTGAACAGAGGGAACACTGGGAAATGGCGGTGG TCTCCAGATGAGCTGATCTTGATCCAGCAGAATCTGAGCTGGAAAGGagctctgagatactgcagagagaatcatgtGGACCTGGTCTCAGTTCACTCTGAGGAGATCCAGCTCTGGGTGAAGGATGTGGCTCAGAAAGCCTCCACTGATCATGTGTGGCTGGGTCTGCGTCACACCTGCACTCAGGGATTCTGGTTCTGGACGAGTGGGTTTACCATCTGCTATGAGAACTGGGCTCCAGGTAACGGTGCAGAGGGAGAACACTGTGAGCCTATAGAGAGAACCGGAGCGGTGCAGGCTAGAGGAGATCAGAAGTGGGTCAGCCTGCCTGAGAACCAGAATCTGAACTTCATCTGCATAAGATATGAGGGTTAG
- the LOC125789943 gene encoding low affinity immunoglobulin epsilon Fc receptor-like: MRVNELILIQENLSWKGALRYCRENHVDLVSVHSEEIQLWVEDVAQKASTDHVWLGLRHTCTQGFWFWTSGFSVCYDNWAPGNGTEGEDCSPVERTGAVQARGDQQWVSLPENQTLNFICIRYEG; this comes from the exons ATGAGAGTAA ATGAACTGATCTTGATCCAGGAGAATCTGAGCTGGAAAGGagctctgagatactgcagagagaatcatgtGGACCTGGTCTCAGTTCACTCTGAGGAGATCCAGCTCTGGGTGGAGGATGTGGCTCAGAAAGCCTCCACTGATCATGTGTGGCTGGGTCTGCGTCACACCTGCACTCAGGGATTCTGGTTCTGGACGAGTGGGTTTTCCGTCTGCTATGATAACTGGGCTCCAGGTAACGGGACAGAAGGAGAAGACTGCAGTCCTGTAGAGAGAACCGGAGCGGTGCAGGCTAGAGGAGATCAGCAGTGGGTCAGCCTGCCTGAGAACCAGACTCTCAACTTCATCTGCATCAGATATGAAGGTTAG
- the LOC125789945 gene encoding C-type mannose receptor 2-like, with the protein MMLKEHVNFYSKNKTNTERYIFINERMTWRKAQRYCREHHTDLPSVRNETERQQICSVLQTADRNWIGMFNDSWNWSDQSSSSFRYWDSNQPDNYDGKENCTTLIMTEQGHWNDDNCDKPYPFICHEDKLILIQKNLSWPEALRYCRENHVDLVSVHSEEIQLWVEDVAQKASTDHVWLGLRHTCALSFWFWMSGDFICYDNWAPGNGTEGEDCSPVERTGAVQARGDQKWVSLPENQTLNFICIKYEDGTCCLCISCSCDSGICHLHSNASSARCSWGAVAYVCSTGTGDVEEAGAICTGTGVTAGLTATGTAGTAGTGAVVEAGATGTKAELAAGTASTRTGVAPCAAGTKAARTGTVGAGTGADAVGDAESGTGAEVVGAAGTEADAMGAAEASNEVGAAGAAEAGTQAETGCL; encoded by the exons ATGATGCTTAAAGAACACGTGAACTTCTACTCAA AGAATAAGACAAACACTGAGAGATACATATTCATTAATGAGAGAATGACCTGGCGTAAAGCTCAGAGATACTGCAGAGAACATCACACAGATCTGCCCAGTGTGAGGAACGAGACTGAGAGACAGCAGATCTGTAGTGTGTTACAAACTGCTGACAGGAATTGGATCGGCATGTTTAACGACTCCTGGAATTGGTCGGATCAGAGTAGCTCCTCATTCCGTTACTGGGATTCTAACCAGCCTGATAATTATGATGGAAAGGAGAACTGTACTACCTTGATAATGACTGAACAGGGTCACTGGAACGATGATAACTGTGATAAACCATATCCATTCATCTGCCATGAGG ATAAGCTGATCTTGATTCAGAAGAATCTGAGCTGGCCAGAagctctgagatactgcagagagaatcatgtGGACCTGGTCTCAGTTCACTCTGAGGAGATCCAGCTCTGGGTGGAGGATGTGGCTCAGAAAGCCTCCACTGATCATGTGTGGCTGGGTCTGCGTCACACCTGCGCCCTCAGCTTCTGGTTCTGGATGAGTGGAGACTTTATCTGCTATGATAACTGGGCTCCAGGTAACGGAACAGAAGGTGAAGACTGCAGTCCTGTAGAGAGAACCGGAGCGGTGCAGGCTAGAGGAGATCAGAAGTGGGTCAGCCTGCCTGAGAACCAGACTCTCAACTTCATCTGCATCAAATATGAAG ATGGCACCTGCTGCCTCTGCATCAGCTGTTCCTGTGACAGTGGCATCTGCCACCTCCATTCCAATGCCAGCAGTGCACGCTGTTCCTGGGGAGCTGTGGCATATGTGTGCTCCACTGGCACTGGAGATGTAGAGGAAGCAGGTGCCATCTGCACAGGTACAGGGGTGACGGCAGGTCTTACTGCCACAGGAACAGCAGGCactgctggcactggagctgTAGTGGAGGCGGGTGCCACTGGCACTAAAGCTGAATTGGCAGCAGGCACTGCTAGCACaagaacaggggtggcgccatgtgcAGCTGGCACTAAAGCTGCAAGGACAGGCACCGTTGGAGCTGGTACTGGAGCTGATGCGGTTGGTGACGCTGAATCTGGTACTGGAGCAGAGGTGGTGGGTGCCGCAGGCACTGAAGCTGACGCGATGGGTGCCGCTGAAGCTAGTAATGAAGTgggggcagcaggtgctgctgAAGCTGGGACTCAAGCTGAGACAGGTTGTTTATAA
- the LOC125789944 gene encoding L-selectin-like, which yields MDQKWISVFLLFSAVCGVSPYVPHRYHFVDQSKTWTEAQSYCRQTYTDLATINNMDEMKKLNEALKGKGGDFVWIGLNRGNTGRWQWSLADGSFYSVGNSYQKWYSGEPNNAGGNEFCIAMKQEDGTWFDDECGIICTFVCFDGKNYYYRLMKGTVTSRNQSGTK from the exons ATGGATCAGAAGTGGATATCAGTTTTCTTGCTGTTCTCAG CTGTGTGTGGTGTATCTCCATACGTTCCTCATCGGTATCACTTTGTGGATCAGAGTAAAACCTGGACAgaagctcagagctactgcagacagaCCTACACTGATCTGGCCACCATCAACAACATGGACGAGATGAAGAAGCTGAACGAGGCTCTGAAGGGTAAAGGTGGCGACTTCGTTTGGATTGGTCTGAACAGAGGGAACACTGGAAGATGGCAGTGGTCTCTGGCAGATGGAAGTTTCTACAGTGTAGGAAATTCGTACCAGAAGTGGTACAGTGGAGAACCAAATAATGCTGGGGGGAATGAGTTCTGCATTGCGATGAAGCAAGAAGATGGAACCTGGTTTGATGATGAGTGTGGGATAATTTgtacttttgtgtgttttgacggTAAGAACTACTACTACAGGTTAATGAAAGGTACAGTCACTTCAAGAAATCAGTCTGGAACTAAATag